The sequence AAAGACACATAATTGTCGGGCTTGGGTGTCTGCGGTGGCATACATACCTCCCATTGTATCCTGTATCATGCTGCTAACTCTTCCCTGGGGTAACCGCTGGGGTCTACTGACAGCTATCTGGATACGTGCAACTGGCGGAATCCCCTACGCTGTTGTCATGATTTGGGCCGCCAACTGCTCTGCTGGACACACCAAGAAAACCGCAGTAATTGCCCTGTACCACGTTGGGTACGGTTTGGGCAACATTCTCTCACCCCAGTTATTCCAGCCACAATACGCGCCTCGATACCTCGTGACTTGGGGTGTCATCCTCGGCGTGGCCTGTATTCTCCCAACTTGCATTGTCCTCTACCTAAGATGGTATCTGGCAAGGGAAAACAAGAGACGAGACGAAATCGACCGCCAAGGTCTGATCAGAGAGGTTGGTGTTATTGAGCATGTTGATGAAAGTGGAGAAACGACGGAGGAAGTGGTGAACACCAGGCAGCTGGACCTGACAGATCGAGAGAACCTTGCCTTGTAAGTCACAATCAACGAGAGTCGCTGAACAGTACTAACATGTGAGCAGCCGATATGTCCTGTAAAGCTCAGGTCTGGCGACGTGCTTCAAACTACCTTGGGTGCTTCGGCTATGAATAGATACTGGCTCCTCAGAGCACTCTACAGTCATGATAGACACAACAACTTTGCAGAGAAACGCCTTACACGGTCGCAACTTGTATTACAGCCTGTTCTGACAGACTCTCCCGGCCAAGGCGCACCTAGTCTCACAAAGAACCTTGCGCCGAAACCCTTGCATTGACCATCGACATGAGCCGCTCATACGCGACTTCGTCCCTGATTCTTGTATCACCCTCAGAAACATCCCCTGGACTTTTGACCTGCAAAGCTGGTTTCCAACCTGAATGACCGTGAAacatgttgatgttgagccTGGCATATTTCAGCcgcttttccttctctgtGCATATCTCGGACGCAAAGCCTTGATGCTTCCTATCATTGTGGCGACGGGACATTACATCCTCTTCTTGAGCAAGTTGAtggatgagcttggaggTATCCCGACCCTCGGGGCCTTCGCCCATGCAAAACACCCTCAACCCGTTCATGGACTCTGCCCATCGGGAAAGGACATTGTGCCATCGAAGGTGATACTCACGGACCCCAAGGCCAGGCTCAGGCCCAGTGAAAGTCTCAGTGACGGACTCATCATTATCTCCATCGTCAAAGGGACGTCGACGCCAGGCCCTCACAATGATGGGGCATTTGACAAGATATAGCTCTTGTAGTCCGCCATTCTCCTGGCCTACCGAGGCGACCCAGTCAACCTGCCACGCTTGACCAAAGACGTAATTTCCGAGAACGAGGACCTTGAGTCTCGGGAGCGATGATTCACCGAGTTGTCGAAAGTCGACTTTGGGGTATAGGCCCCAGCATTCGCCATAGACGAGCGAAAGTATCTGCAGATTTTCGGCGATGCTGGGGAACATCCACGTCTTGGGCAGCGTCTGGAGCATACCATTTTCTAACAGTGATTGGGCCCTATCACGATCGGGACGACCGCCGGAAGTAATCAAGAGTTTGAGGTTGACGAGACTTGGTAGAGACAACATCTTTTTCAACGCTCCCGAATCCTCGGCGAGATAATCTTTATAAGGTGACAGGTTGGAAATGGTGAGCCCTCGGAGTGGCATGACGTGGCCCAAGGGGATCTCATGGCCATCGGCATACTGGAGGGGGTGTGTGTCGCTGAAATATCGATGGAACCGTGCCGTTTCATCAATCTTGGCTTGTATCTCTGGTGTCCACATGCCCATCACACAGTGGCATATCGTTTCCATGACCCTGTATCGGAAAAGCCCTGAATGTTCAACATCGTAAGCCACCGGGGCGTAGTAGGAAACTCCCAATGATTCGTGAAAGCGGACATGAAGTGTAGTGACGTTGGTGAAGCAGCGCAGATAGGGTAGGGCTTTGGCAAAAGGCCAGGAAATCTGCCAGGGCCCGTTCGGGTCTTGATCGTGACCGTGATTCCCCCAGGTCTTTACCGTGACCTCTCGTACGAGATGGCGAAGCTTGGGAttcttggagatgaggatgaatcTCTCGGCTGAGTCGGTACGGGCCTCGAGGCGTAGGCTTTTGTACACCCAGGGTAAGCCAATGGCGCTTAGCTTGCTAGACACAAGCCGCAGTCGGAGCAGTGCCGGCTTCGGAAGGTGTCGGCATATCTCACTCCATACCTCTGGAGGCAGGTCGGTCCAGGCGCAGATTTTGGGAGTTGATGACATGTTGAGGGTATCGCGGTGAAGCTAATGATGATATGCAAGGTTGAAATGCCGCTTTTTGTGCTTACGCCCAGACATGGCGCTGCGCCCACTCAGCCACCCCAACGGACGATGACGATTGGCTGCTTAGAATGACTTGAAACGGGTTGAACCTGGAGTCCATCTGCCCATTTCAGGCTTATCGCCCACGATATAGTGGCATGGCAACTGGGCGGACACCAAGACTTGCTGGCATTGATGCTGCACACGATTCAAACGCTTTCAACTTGTAAAGCTGAGCTACTTACCTGAGATATCACTCAACGAACTTGAAGCCATTCGGAACTTGGTCAGGCGTTCCTAGTTCTCGAGGATGCGACGCACTCTTGCAGATCATTGCCATCTATCGAAGAAATCCGCGGCAACGACGAGGGTCTTTgtgaagaaggcaaagacCGCATGCAGCTAAACTGGTCTGacaaaaatagctttaagggCAGGGTATCGGTTTGGTCGAACAACCGGACTTTGTGCCGAACGAAGGTTTACGACGAGGTTTGGTTGCTGGCAGGCGGGAGGACTCGGTGTGTTGTGTGCGCAGTGGACGGCTCGTTTACTTTGATTCTCGAGGCTTGTGTTGATGGAATGATGAATGGCGAAGGAGACTCTTGGACCTATCTACATAAGGTTCTAAGAAGTGATTAGCGATATTCATAAACAAGGTTCTCGACATATGACAGCATCAAAACAACTGCAAGGGGTCATTCTTGAGCAATATTGTTCGCGACTGAGCTCGCACACAAATAAATCGATGGTCTTGCCAACCTTTCAAGTGTTGATCAGGGCTGTCCATGTTCAGCTTCTGCAAGCACAGCCCCCTTCAGCTGCACTGCGCCCACCTGACACGTCCTTTGTCGACTCAATCAATGATTATTGGCTGCCTTGGAACTTCCCCTCGGACACCAAGATTTTCCGGTCATTTATTGGAGGCGGCGTTTGGTATTGTTTGTCACACCAAGGTGCGGGAACAAAGAATCATGCTACCGTTTCGCCTCGAGGGACAATTTACATCTTTCATTTTTTTCTGACATCTTTCACCGCAAGTTGGATGATTCTTCCCGGCTGACATGCCGCGACAATACCGTGTTGGGCTCGTTTGCGATCGCACAAGTATATACTGACGACAATGCTGGCCTGATTATTCTTCCTTTGGGCGGGCAAACAAACAAATATCTTAGCGCCGCCACCTGATCTATCTCCGAGACCGCACTTTATCACCAAACTTGGCTGCATCAGCTTGTGCACACGACATGCACCCACCCGTTTGCCACTGAAAATACTCGACTGATGCTGTGCAAACGGAAAAAGGAGAATTTTTCATTGTCGGCTTGATCGACCGAGTTCAAAGTGTCCTCAAGAGTTTTGCGAGCATTGTTGGACATGGCAAACGGAACGACAATCCTTGAGTTACCCCTCGCGCAAACGACCTCACAATCTAGACCATTTCCCCCTTTATGGTACTTTGACCTGCTTGGACGCCCTAAACGAGCTTTGATGCATCTTCCCTTCGGCTCAAAGACTTTAACGGTGCAACATTATCCAACTCTCCTCGAATCTTGCCATCAACACTCCCTTCGTGGACTGATCCAAGTCGCCTCGACATCCCtgaccatcctcctcctccgcgaTCTTCCTCGCGCATACATCGCTCCGCCATCCTCGAGTCTGCCTAGCGCAGCCTCGCTCCAACCATGTGCAAACATTGTGCGAAGAATGGCCCCCTGGTAAGCCCATCCCTTGCCCTTGTGTGACGCCAGACTTGACCAACATCACCTGCAGATGATAGCCGGCGAGAAACTCTCCACCTACCTCGAAGCCGATTCCGCCAAGAAGGCATGGACCCTCAAGTTCTGTGCcgacctcgaggccaagctgATGATGATTCTCTCTCGACGCCTCAGAAGTGACGCTATGAAGTTCCTCGATCCCAACTTGATTGCCTCGGAGGTGATGGCCGATCATTTGATCAAGGACATTGGGTTGGACTTTGACTACAAAGACGAACTTCGCTCCGTTGTCATTCGTAAGTGCTCCGTATGTATGACAATGTTGACGACTTACTGACCTCATCCAGGTGGCCTGTTGGCGCAAGCCAAGGGGACTCTTTC comes from Fusarium falciforme chromosome 11, complete sequence and encodes:
- a CDS encoding F-box domain-containing protein, translating into MSSTPKICAWTDLPPEVWSEICRHLPKPALLRLRLVSSKLSAIGLPWVYKSLRLEARTDSAERFILISKNPKLRHLVREVTVKTWGNHGHDQDPNGPWQISWPFAKALPYLRCFTNVTTLHVRFHESLGVSYYAPVAYDVEHSGLFRYRVMETICHCVMGMWTPEIQAKIDETARFHRYFSDTHPLQYADGHEIPLGHVMPLRGLTISNLSPYKDYLAEDSGALKKMLSLPSLVNLKLLITSGGRPDRDRAQSLLENGMLQTLPKTWMFPSIAENLQILSLVYGECWGLYPKVDFRQLGESSLPRLKVLVLGNYVFGQAWQVDWVASVGQENGGLQELYLVKCPIIVRAWRRRPFDDGDNDESVTETFTGPEPGLGVREYHLRWHNVLSRWAESMNGLRVFCMGEGPEGRDTSKLIHQLAQEEDVMSRRHNDRKHQGFASEICTEKEKRLKYARLNINMFHGHSGWKPALQVKSPGDVSEGDTRIRDEVAYERLMSMVNARVSAQGSL